Below is a genomic region from Delftia tsuruhatensis.
GCGCCAGGCCCTGCACGAGCCCTACCGCACCCTGCTCGGACATCTGCGCCATGAATCCGGGCATTTCTTCTGGGAACGGCTGGTGGTGGGAACAGGCCGGATCGACGAATTCCGCACGCTGTTCGGCGACGAGCGCCAGGACTATGCTCAGGCGCTGCAGGACTACTATGCCCGCGACCCCATGGACAACCAGTGGCGTGACAGCTTCGTCAGCGCCTATGCGACGGCGCATCCCTGGGAGGACTGGGCGGAGAGCTGGGCCCACTACCTGCACATGGTCGACCTGCTGGAGACTGCCGCCAGCTACGGCACCTGCATCGCCGTGCCGGCAGGTAGCGCAACCCCGCCCGCCCTGCGGGTACAGGACCCGTTTGCGGACCCGGCGCCCGACTTCGACACCATGCTGGACCAATGGGTGCCGCTGACACTGCTGACCAACAGCCTCAGCCGCAGCCTGGGCCAGGAGGACGCCTATCCGTTCGCGCTCTCTGCGGGCGCACGGCGCAAGCTGGAATTCATCTATCTGTCCGTTCAGGCCGGGGCAGCGGGACGCCGCGCCTGAGACGCTCAGGGCGTGCGGTTGGCCTGCACCTTCTGCAGCAGCCGCGCGTGCACGCCGGGCGAGACGAACTTGTCGACCTCGCCGTCCAGCGTGGCGATCTCGCGCACGAAGGTGCTGCTGATGAACTGGTAGCGGTCGCTGGGCGTGAGAAACACGGTCTCCACCTCGGGCATCAGGGTGCGGTTCATGCCCGCGAGTTGAAACTCGTAGTCGAAGTCGGTGACGGCGCGCAGGCCGCGCACCATGGCCTTGCCGCCGCGGGCCACCACGAAGTCGCGCAGCAGGCCATGGAAGCTCTCGACCTGCACATGGGGATAGATGGACACGGCCTCGCGCACCATCTCCATGCGCTCTTCCAGGTTGAACATGGTCTTCTTGTGGTGCCC
It encodes:
- a CDS encoding zinc-binding metallopeptidase family protein encodes the protein MRVFNCDACGHPVFFDSVQCVHCGAFLAFLPQHLQVACLRPAPHPHADTLWETLPSPARAAAAPARLYKMCSHRGPIGQCNFALPADDPHALCESCRQTRWLPDLSDPSNALRWTRIESAKRQLFYTLARLGLAPRPGEEGPRFELLADLPGQTPVMTGHANGTITLNVVEADDAERARRRQALHEPYRTLLGHLRHESGHFFWERLVVGTGRIDEFRTLFGDERQDYAQALQDYYARDPMDNQWRDSFVSAYATAHPWEDWAESWAHYLHMVDLLETAASYGTCIAVPAGSATPPALRVQDPFADPAPDFDTMLDQWVPLTLLTNSLSRSLGQEDAYPFALSAGARRKLEFIYLSVQAGAAGRRA
- the coaD gene encoding pantetheine-phosphate adenylyltransferase, which produces MSQDVIAVYPGTFDPITLGHEDVVRRATQLFSHVIVAVAAGHHKKTMFNLEERMEMVREAVSIYPHVQVESFHGLLRDFVVARGGKAMVRGLRAVTDFDYEFQLAGMNRTLMPEVETVFLTPSDRYQFISSTFVREIATLDGEVDKFVSPGVHARLLQKVQANRTP